TATGTCTGCTGTTGGTTTTGTTTTTTACAAATTGCAAGAAAAACACAGAGACACGCCTACCGACAATTAATTTGATTTTTGAATCGTGGTGTAATAATGATGGTGATACAATTGAAATCGGAAAACCTATTCGGTTTAAAGTTCAGGCAGAAGGGTTGGATGCGAATCTTACAAATTTCACTGTTAAAAAATATTATGACGGGCAGATTAAAACAGTGTTGGATTCCGGATTAAATTCTTCTGGTTTTGTAACCGGGCTTTCCTTTTATCAAAATGTCGAAAATCAGGTGGAGTGGAGGTTTGCAGTAATGGACAGAAACCGGAATGAAGCATCTGTATCTCTCAATATTTTTAAGGATCCCAATTCGGTTTTTGGAGGTATTTATGAATTTTTAAATTTAAGAATGGGCTATCAACAGAATAACACCTATGGGCATTTTTTCCTGCCCGTAATAAATAAAGTTTTTTTTGGCGATTCTGCCGCCTTATATCAGGATAAGGTTGATTTTCTTACCTATTTTAATTATCGTGAAGACAACGGAATACTGAAACCTTCTCCTACCTTTTCTTCCCCCGGAGAAGAATTATCAGCTACCGGCGAACTTTACGACATATATTACCCTTTTTTATGTGACTGGACAACAAGAAACTATACCAAATATGACGTCAGGGCTGTTAATGGAGTAACGGCCGAAGCATTCAACCAGGCACATAACGACAGTTTGCTAATTGTTTCCTATGATGATGTTTGGGGTAAAAAGAAATATAAATGGGCAAGCGATGGTACATTAATACCTTTTATGACCCAGTCAGGCAAGAAGGGAATTATTTATGTACATCAAGCGGACAATGACTCAACAGGAAGCATATTGTTTTCAATGAAAATTCAAATGTAAATCATAAACATAATTATTAACTAAAAAAAGTAAAAATGAAAAAAAGAATTTTATTATTTAGTTTCATTTGTGCAATGACAGCAATGTATACTTATGCACAACAGGACACAATTGTTGCCTGGACATTTCCAACCGGAAATTTAACAGATACAGTTGCTGATGCCGGAATAGCTGGAAATATCGGATCAAGAACAATCATGCATGAAGGCGGCACAGGTGTAACTACTATGGTTCCGGGCGACGGGACATACGCTGAAGAAGTTACAGGCTGGGATAATGGTGATAATGTAAAATTCTGGTCTATCAAATTCAAAGCTGAGAATTATCATGATTTGGTTTTGTATTCAAAACAAAAATCAGATGCAACAGATTTCGGCCCAAAGGACTGGAAAGTTCAGTATAAAGTGGGTTCGTCAGGAACCTGGACAGATATTACCAGTGGAACCATTGTTTGTACCAATGACTGGACAGGTGGTGTTGTGAACGCACTGGCTATTCCTATTACTACTCCCGGTAGCAATTCAATTTATATCCGCTGGATCATGACTTCAAATACAGCCACTAATGACGTTGATGTTTTAGCCACAGGCAAATCTGCTATAGATAACATCGTAATTATGGGCACCGCTGACTTGCCTGTTGAAACGGGTGATACTATTGTAGGATTTAATTTTGCTGATACAACCGATACGGAATTTAATGCAGACTTTGGGCTATCAGGGAACCTGACATATAACATACAGGCTGAAGATACAGGATATAATGACAGGCCTTTGACTTATACCAATGGCTACTCGGATTATGCAGCAACTGCTACAGGATGGGATGGTGGTGATAGTGTGAAATTCTGGTCAATAAAGTTTAAAGCAAATGGCTATAAAGACATGAAAGTATGGTCGAAACAAAGGTCTGACGGAACAAACCCCGGCCCAAAAGATTGGAAGTTACAATGCCGTTTGAGCGGTGGCGAATGGGAAGATATTCCCGGGGGAAATATTACTGTGGCCAACGACTGGACAACAGGAGTGGTTAGTGAACTGGCGTTACCAGCAACTATGAACGATCCCGGAACGACATCAATTTATATTCGGTGGATTATGACATCGAACGAAAGTTCTAGCGGCAGTGACGTACTCCCGACGGGAATATCAAAAATTGATGATATCCTTGTTACAGGAACTTTATCAGGTTTAGGCATTTCAAGTGTGATATATGAAAATAATGTTGGCGTGTATCCGAATCCATGTGCTGACATACTTAATATCAACTCATCAGAAGAAATAGCAAAAACAGAGATTTATAATATGCTTGGCGCAAAAGTATATTCTAAAGCAGCGAAATCAAATGACTTACAGATAAATGTAAATCAATTTGAAGAAGGCCTTTATTTGGTAGTATTACATTTTAATAATGAAACAAAAGTTGTTACCAGAAAGATCATTATTAAATAAAAAAACCAAATAATGAAATTGAAAGACTGTCGGCAGATAATTGCTGACAGTCTTTTTTTGCCATGATAAAAAGATTTGCACTATACATCTTATTTTTATTTTCATTGTTTGTATCATACTCGCAAACTATTGAAGGATATATAACTGATGCTGAAAATAAACCTTTACAGAATGTGAATGTCATTTTATCTGGCGTAAAGAAGGGAACAACAACCAACGAAAATGGATTTTACAGCCTAAGCGATATAAATAAAGGAAACTATATAATTGAAGTGAGTCACGTAGGCTATACATCGCATTCACAAAAAATAGAAATCAATAACGATATTGTCATTAAATTGGATTTCACTTTACAAAAAGAGATGATTAATATTGAAGAAGTGGTGATTCAGGCGAAATCAGAAGATAATTTTGATATCATTAATATTCCTGTTCGGACAAAACTCCTAGACGAACAGGATATTAAACAAATACCAGCAATATCAGCCAGCAAAATGTTTAATTCTATATCGGGAGTTAATACGAGCAGTGAATTTGGTATTTTTTCGACATCAACGGTTGTTTCACTAAGAGGTATAGGAGGAAATTCACAATCAGGTACTTTGGTTGTAATGGATGGAATGCCGCTAAACAAAACTGACGGAGGTTCTGTAAATTGGAACATTATTGATAAAGATAATATAGAAAAGGTTGAGATAATCAAAGGCCCGGGTTCCGCGTTGTATGGCTCGAATGCGATGGGCGGGATTATTAATTTTATCAGCAAGCCACCTGACGGAAATTTCGGTTGTAATGTCAGCGTTTCATCGGGTACTTATAGAACTTTGGAAGCAAAAACAAGCGTAACGGGCTCATTATTGAAAAGATTAATCTACTGGAAAGCCTTTGCTAATTACCGCATCAGCGATGGTTATATCAACACACCTGATGAAATTATCAAAGAAAATGATTCCATTGTGGTGCCTGTATTTCTCAAAGAATTTTTTGCAGGTGGTTCCCTAGGGTTTCATATCAACGAAAACAATAATATAGAATTATCTTTTAATTATTTTGATGATATCAGGGGCAGAGGAGTTAAAATTTACGAGGATGTGGGCTCAAACATTGAGAGGGATACGTATCATGCATTTTTAAAATATAAAGGGCAAGTTAAGAAATGGAGGATTTATACAACTGCTTACGGAATGTACGAGAAGTATTTCAGGCTGAATGAATATTACAGCGATGGTTCTTATACTTTATATGAAGTGGATTCAAGGAGAGAAGATTATGGATTGCGAATATGGACTGAAACTCCCATAGGAAAAAAAAATGAAATCACATTTGGTGGAGAGGCAAAGATTGGGAAAGTTTATGGAAAAGACATTTATTATACTTCCACAGACCTGATTAAAAATAAAGGGTCTATGACAACATATGCGCTTTTTGTACAAGACAAGTTCACTTTTGGAAAGCAGAAATGGAGCCTTGTTGCAGGGGTACGTTTCGATGGCGCTATATTTTATGATGCGGCTTTTTCAATAGAAAACCCTTCGTATTCCATAGAATATTTAACAAATTTTCAATTTGATGATATTGATACAAAACAGTGGTCGGCAATTAGCCCGAAGCTAACTCTGCAGTTTGCCCCATCCATATATTTTAAATCATACATTTCAGTAGCAAAAGGATTCAGGTCACCGATTTTGGACGACCTATGCCGCTCAGAAAACAGCCGTTACGGGTTCAGGGTAGCAAATCCTGCAATAAAGCCGGAAAATATTTATAATATGGAGGTAGGATTTGACAAAACTTTTTTTAAAATACTAAGGACAGAATTATCATTTTATTATTCTGCCGGTTATGATTTTATGTTTATGATTTCAACTTCTGATTCTGTTAACCTAGGATACACTATAGCGCCGATTTATCATGTAACCAACATAAGTAAAGTGAACATTTTTGGCATTGAAACGGATGTGTCATCTCCCATTGGAAAATATATTACAGCATTTTTCAATTACACATTTAATCATTCCACCATAGGCGATTTTAAAACCAATACTGAAGCAGACAGAGATCTGGAAGGGAAGTTTCTTCCTGATGTTCCGATGCATAAGTTCTCAACCGGCATTAACATGCTGACACAATACGGAAACCTTTCAATAGCTGGTAAATATGTGGGTGAGTGTTGGGTTAAAGATGATAATACCATAGATTATATCTATTTAATGACAGATAAGTACTCTTCATATTTTACAGTGGACATTAAATTGTGGCAAAAAATTAAACAATTTGAGTTTAGCATTGATATTGATAATTTATTTAATAAAGTTTATATCAATAACAGAGGTTACAAATCCCCTGGAAGAATGGTTTTTGGGAAAATGGTATTCCAGTTCAAAAATAAAGTGAATAAAAAATCTCGAATTGACTAAATAACAAATAAAATAAATCGATTAACCTTAAAAAATGAAAAAAATGAGAAAAATGAAAACATGCTTGGTTATGTTGCTATCCGTTGCAATCTTTTATGGTTGCGGGCAGCCCAAAGTTGGGCCTGTTGGTGAAAATGAAACCCTTGAAGT
This portion of the Bacteroidales bacterium genome encodes:
- a CDS encoding TonB-dependent receptor, whose product is MIKRFALYILFLFSLFVSYSQTIEGYITDAENKPLQNVNVILSGVKKGTTTNENGFYSLSDINKGNYIIEVSHVGYTSHSQKIEINNDIVIKLDFTLQKEMINIEEVVIQAKSEDNFDIINIPVRTKLLDEQDIKQIPAISASKMFNSISGVNTSSEFGIFSTSTVVSLRGIGGNSQSGTLVVMDGMPLNKTDGGSVNWNIIDKDNIEKVEIIKGPGSALYGSNAMGGIINFISKPPDGNFGCNVSVSSGTYRTLEAKTSVTGSLLKRLIYWKAFANYRISDGYINTPDEIIKENDSIVVPVFLKEFFAGGSLGFHINENNNIELSFNYFDDIRGRGVKIYEDVGSNIERDTYHAFLKYKGQVKKWRIYTTAYGMYEKYFRLNEYYSDGSYTLYEVDSRREDYGLRIWTETPIGKKNEITFGGEAKIGKVYGKDIYYTSTDLIKNKGSMTTYALFVQDKFTFGKQKWSLVAGVRFDGAIFYDAAFSIENPSYSIEYLTNFQFDDIDTKQWSAISPKLTLQFAPSIYFKSYISVAKGFRSPILDDLCRSENSRYGFRVANPAIKPENIYNMEVGFDKTFFKILRTELSFYYSAGYDFMFMISTSDSVNLGYTIAPIYHVTNISKVNIFGIETDVSSPIGKYITAFFNYTFNHSTIGDFKTNTEADRDLEGKFLPDVPMHKFSTGINMLTQYGNLSIAGKYVGECWVKDDNTIDYIYLMTDKYSSYFTVDIKLWQKIKQFEFSIDIDNLFNKVYINNRGYKSPGRMVFGKMVFQFKNKVNKKSRID
- a CDS encoding T9SS type A sorting domain-containing protein: MKKRILLFSFICAMTAMYTYAQQDTIVAWTFPTGNLTDTVADAGIAGNIGSRTIMHEGGTGVTTMVPGDGTYAEEVTGWDNGDNVKFWSIKFKAENYHDLVLYSKQKSDATDFGPKDWKVQYKVGSSGTWTDITSGTIVCTNDWTGGVVNALAIPITTPGSNSIYIRWIMTSNTATNDVDVLATGKSAIDNIVIMGTADLPVETGDTIVGFNFADTTDTEFNADFGLSGNLTYNIQAEDTGYNDRPLTYTNGYSDYAATATGWDGGDSVKFWSIKFKANGYKDMKVWSKQRSDGTNPGPKDWKLQCRLSGGEWEDIPGGNITVANDWTTGVVSELALPATMNDPGTTSIYIRWIMTSNESSSGSDVLPTGISKIDDILVTGTLSGLGISSVIYENNVGVYPNPCADILNINSSEEIAKTEIYNMLGAKVYSKAAKSNDLQINVNQFEEGLYLVVLHFNNETKVVTRKIIIK